The following proteins come from a genomic window of Takifugu rubripes chromosome 11, fTakRub1.2, whole genome shotgun sequence:
- the LOC105417076 gene encoding RIMS-binding protein 2 isoform X1, translated as METSLELDVLIFPDEVRVTSPVDLLEWELETASQLSRPAVRLFVALYPYNPAAMSPNYDTAAEELPFVPGQIIKVIGDKDSDGFYHGESGGLSGYVPSNMVAEIPVDDDYLKHLLMQQGFLPVDHTGMSLTPDNTSDAGSIPDVAIVRRMVALFDYDPWESSPNVDSDAELGFRSGDIIYVLGDMDQDGFYYGDLCGRRGLVPSNFLQPLPWD; from the exons ATGGAGACCAGTCTGGAGCTGGACGTTTTGATTTTCCCAGATGAAGTGAGGGTCACTTCCCCGGTGGATCTCCTAGAATGGGAACTTGAGACGGCCAGCCAGTTGTCCAGACCCGCGGTTCGACTCTTTGTGGCCCTTTACCCGTACAACCCGGCTGCCATGTCTCCCAACTATgacacagctgcagaggagctgccTTTTGTGCCAGGCCAGATTATTAAG GTGATCGGAGACAAAGACTCAGATGGTTTCTATCACGGTGAGTCTGGTGGACTCTCTGGTTATGTGCCAAGCAACATGGTGGCGGAAATCCCCGTGGACGACGACTACCTGAAGCATCTTCTCATGCAACAGGGTTTCCTGCCTGTGGACCACACAG GCATGTCCTTAACACCGGATAACACCAGTGATGCAGGCAGCATCCCGGATGTGGCAATTGTGCGTAGAATGGTGGCCTTATTTGACTATGATCCATGGGAAAGTTCACCCAATGTGGACAGCGAT GCTGAGCTGGGCTTCCGTTCAGGAGACATTATATATGTGTTGGGAGATATGGACCAAGATGGGTTTTATTAT GGAGATCTGTGCGGACGTCGGGGTTTGGTCCCCTCAAACTTTCTGCAGCCGCTGCCGTGGGACTAG
- the LOC105417076 gene encoding RIMS-binding protein 2 isoform X2: MWRGWGAAPRLSPIASHGSQHWVAFFSFKSTSWILRGAKEEENRKCQKRRIGNVIGDKDSDGFYHGESGGLSGYVPSNMVAEIPVDDDYLKHLLMQQGFLPVDHTGMSLTPDNTSDAGSIPDVAIVRRMVALFDYDPWESSPNVDSDAELGFRSGDIIYVLGDMDQDGFYYGDLCGRRGLVPSNFLQPLPWD, encoded by the exons ATGTGGAGAGGGTGGGGAGCAGCACCAAGGCTTTCTCCAATAGCCTCACACGGATCGCAGCATTGggttgctttcttttcttttaaatcgaCATCCTGGATTTTGAGAGGtgcaaaagaggaagaaaacagaaaatgccAAAAGAGGAGGATAGGAAAC GTGATCGGAGACAAAGACTCAGATGGTTTCTATCACGGTGAGTCTGGTGGACTCTCTGGTTATGTGCCAAGCAACATGGTGGCGGAAATCCCCGTGGACGACGACTACCTGAAGCATCTTCTCATGCAACAGGGTTTCCTGCCTGTGGACCACACAG GCATGTCCTTAACACCGGATAACACCAGTGATGCAGGCAGCATCCCGGATGTGGCAATTGTGCGTAGAATGGTGGCCTTATTTGACTATGATCCATGGGAAAGTTCACCCAATGTGGACAGCGAT GCTGAGCTGGGCTTCCGTTCAGGAGACATTATATATGTGTTGGGAGATATGGACCAAGATGGGTTTTATTAT GGAGATCTGTGCGGACGTCGGGGTTTGGTCCCCTCAAACTTTCTGCAGCCGCTGCCGTGGGACTAG
- the ywhag2 gene encoding 14-3-3 protein gamma-B, whose product MVDREQLVQKARLAEQAERYDDMAAAMKSVTELNEALSNEERNLLSVAYKNVVGARRSSWRVISSIEQKTSADGNEKKIEMVRAYREKIEKELEAVCQDVLNLLDNFLIKNCSDTQHESKVFYLKMKGDYYRYLAEVATGEKRATVVESSEKAYNEAHEISKEHMQPTHPIRLGLALNYSVFYYEIQNAPEQACHLAKTAFDDAIAELDTLNEDSYKDSTLIMQLLRDNLTLWTSDQQDDEGGEGNN is encoded by the exons ATGGTCGACCGCGAGCAGCTGGTGCAGAAAGCCAGGCTGGCTGAACAGGCTGAGAGATATGATGATATGGCCGCTGCAATGAAATCG GTAACAGAGCTGAACGAAGCACTGTCTAACGAGGAGAGGAACCTCCTGTCCGTGGCCTACAAGAACGTGGTGGGGGCCCGCCGCTCCTCTTGGAGGGTGATCTCCAGCATTGAGCAGAAGACCTCCGCCGACGGCAATGAGAAGAAGATCGAGATGGTCAGAGCCTACCGAGAGAAGAtcgagaaggagctggaggccgtGTGCCAAGACGTGCTCAACCTCCTGGACAACTTCCTGATCAAGAACTGCAGCGACACGCAACACGAGAGCAAGGTCTTCTACCTGAAGATGAAGGGCGACTACTACCGGTACCTGGCCGAGGTCGCCACGGGCGAGAAGAGGGCTACGGTGGTGGAGTCGTCGGAAAAGGCCTACAACGAGGCCCACGAGATCAGCAAGGAGCACATGCAGCCCACCCACCCCATCCGTCTGGGCCTGGCTCTCAACTACTCTGTCTTTTACTACGAGATCCAGAACGCCCCGGAGCAGGCCTGTCATCTGGCCAAGACCGCCTTCGACGACGCCATCGCCGAGCTCGACACCCTCAACGAGGACTCCTACAAAGACTCCACTCTCATCATGCAGCTGCTCCGAGACAACTTGACACTGTGGACAAGTGACCAGCAGGACGACGAGGGCGGGGAGGGCAACAATTAA
- the camkk1b gene encoding calcium/calmodulin-dependent protein kinase kinase 1b isoform X1: MSADTSCSLEQDAEHHAELADMVATMSMAPSRMTPPNGFRSGPPRTTGPLRASDRKMSLQERGRIARQPTIETKRVSITDTDDFVQLNQYKMKKEIGKGSYGVVKLAYNEDSEQYYAMKVVSKKRLMKQFGFLRESLNELRSLPRSCRPIRAMCLIPGRPPSQGSNPQQEPFSKVTMPLEKVYKEIAILKKLDHHNVVKLVEVLDDPDEDGLHMAFELMPKGPVMEVPTDTPFTEEQARFYFRDVVLGIEYLHYHKIIHRDIKPSNLLLGDDGHVKIADFGVSKEFEGADALLSCTAGTPAFMAPEMINEEAQGFSGKVSPKIRVRWGEKTKTGRSARNESTLLFVDQALDVWAMGVTLFCFVFGRCPFYDQYILSLYNKIKSKCVEFPETPLIGEELKQLIERMLDKDPETRITIPEIKLHPWVTEDGTNPLPLEEEHCTAVEVTEEEVQNSVTLITSLSTVILVKSMLRKRSFSNPFECQGRRAERSMSAPGGLLIGSLGSLRSSPLLHPSLRNVSNEGSRDGELEDLYEDDAFTECPE, encoded by the exons ATGAGTGCCGACACCTCCTGCAGTCTGGAGCAGGACGCTGAGCACCACGCAGAGCTCGCAGACATGGTGGCGACCATGTCCATGGCCCCCAGCCGCATGACCCCTCCAAACGGCTTCAGGTCCGGTCCCCCGAGGACCACCGGGCCACTCAGGGCCTCAGACAGAAAGATGTCCCTGCAGGAGAGGGGTCGCATCGCGCGGCAGCCCACCATTGAGACCAAGCGAGTGTCCATCACGGATACTGAT GACTTCGTCCAGCTCAATCAGTACAAGATGAAGAAAGAAATAGGGAAG GGTTCATATGGAGTGGTGAAGTTAGCTTATAATGAAGATTCAGAACAGTACTAT gCAATGAAAGTTGTCTCCAAAAAGAGGCTGATGAAACAGTTTGGATTTTTGCGTGAGTCCTTAAATGAGTTACGTTCTTTGCCGCGGAGctgccgaccaatcagagcgATGTGTTTAATTCCAGGCCGGCCGCCTTCCCAGGGGTCAAACCCACAGCAGGAGCCGTTCTCCAAAGTCACGATGCCCCTGGAGAAAGTGTACAAGGAGATCGCCATCCTGAAGAAGCTGGACCATCACAATGTTGTTAAGCTAGTTGAG GTGCTCGATGATCCTGATGAAGATGGGCTACACATGG CCTTCGAATTGATGCCCAAAGG CCCGGTGATGGAGGTGCCTACGGACACACCTTTCACAGAGGAGCAGGCTCGTTTTTACTTCAGAGATGTGGTCCTGGGTATCGAGTACT TGCACTACCACAAGATCATCCACAGGGACATCAAGCCGTCCAACCTGCTGCTGGGCGACGACGGCCACGTCAAGATCGCCGATTTCGGCGTCAGCAAGGAGTTCGAGGGCGCGGATGCCCTCCTGTCGTGCACAGCGGGGACGCCGGCCTTCATGGCCCCTGAGATGATAAACGAAGAAGCTCAGGGCTTCAGCGGAAAGGTGAGCCCGAAGATCAGGGtcaggtggggggaaaaaaccaaaacaggcCGAAGTGCGAGAAATGAGAGCACGCTTCTGTTTGTTGACCAGGCGTTAGACGTGTGGGCGATGGGAGTCACGCTGTTCTGCTTTGTCTTTGGAAGG TGTCCTTTCTACGACCAATATATCCTCTCTCTGTACAACAAGATCAAGAGCAAATGCGTGGAGTTCCCAGAGAC GCCGCTGATAGgtgaggagctgaagcagctcaTTGAGAGGATGCTGGATAAGGACCCAGAAACAAGAATCACCATCCCAGAAATCAAG CTGCACCCGTGGGTGACTGAGGACGGCACAAACCCtcttcctctggaggaggagcactGCACGGCGGTGGAGGTCAccgaggaggaggtgcagaacAGCGTCACGCTCATCACCAGCCTCTCCACTGTG ATTCTAGTGAAGTCCATGCTGAGGAAGCGGTCGTTCAGTAATCCCTTTGAGTGTCAGGGCAGACGGGCAGAGCGGTCCATGTCTGCTCCCGGAGGGCTTCTTAT AGGTTCTTTAGGCTCCTTGAGGTCTTCCCCTCTGCTTCATCCTTCCTTGAG GAATGTCAGCAATGAAGGAAGCAGGGACGGAGAATTGGAGGACCTGTATGAAGATGATGCATTTACAGAGTGCCCAGAATAA
- the camkk1b gene encoding calcium/calmodulin-dependent protein kinase kinase 1b isoform X4: protein MSADTSCSLEQDAEHHAELADMVATMSMAPSRMTPPNGFRSGPPRTTGPLRASDRKMSLQERGRIARQPTIETKRVSITDTDDFVQLNQYKMKKEIGKGSYGVVKLAYNEDSEQYYAMKVVSKKRLMKQFGFLRRPPSQGSNPQQEPFSKVTMPLEKVYKEIAILKKLDHHNVVKLVEVLDDPDEDGLHMAFELMPKGPVMEVPTDTPFTEEQARFYFRDVVLGIEYLHYHKIIHRDIKPSNLLLGDDGHVKIADFGVSKEFEGADALLSCTAGTPAFMAPEMINEEAQGFSGKALDVWAMGVTLFCFVFGRCPFYDQYILSLYNKIKSKCVEFPETPLIGEELKQLIERMLDKDPETRITIPEIKLHPWVTEDGTNPLPLEEEHCTAVEVTEEEVQNSVTLITSLSTVILVKSMLRKRSFSNPFECQGRRAERSMSAPGGLLIGSLGSLRSSPLLHPSLRNVSNEGSRDGELEDLYEDDAFTECPE, encoded by the exons ATGAGTGCCGACACCTCCTGCAGTCTGGAGCAGGACGCTGAGCACCACGCAGAGCTCGCAGACATGGTGGCGACCATGTCCATGGCCCCCAGCCGCATGACCCCTCCAAACGGCTTCAGGTCCGGTCCCCCGAGGACCACCGGGCCACTCAGGGCCTCAGACAGAAAGATGTCCCTGCAGGAGAGGGGTCGCATCGCGCGGCAGCCCACCATTGAGACCAAGCGAGTGTCCATCACGGATACTGAT GACTTCGTCCAGCTCAATCAGTACAAGATGAAGAAAGAAATAGGGAAG GGTTCATATGGAGTGGTGAAGTTAGCTTATAATGAAGATTCAGAACAGTACTAT gCAATGAAAGTTGTCTCCAAAAAGAGGCTGATGAAACAGTTTGGATTTTTGC GCCGGCCGCCTTCCCAGGGGTCAAACCCACAGCAGGAGCCGTTCTCCAAAGTCACGATGCCCCTGGAGAAAGTGTACAAGGAGATCGCCATCCTGAAGAAGCTGGACCATCACAATGTTGTTAAGCTAGTTGAG GTGCTCGATGATCCTGATGAAGATGGGCTACACATGG CCTTCGAATTGATGCCCAAAGG CCCGGTGATGGAGGTGCCTACGGACACACCTTTCACAGAGGAGCAGGCTCGTTTTTACTTCAGAGATGTGGTCCTGGGTATCGAGTACT TGCACTACCACAAGATCATCCACAGGGACATCAAGCCGTCCAACCTGCTGCTGGGCGACGACGGCCACGTCAAGATCGCCGATTTCGGCGTCAGCAAGGAGTTCGAGGGCGCGGATGCCCTCCTGTCGTGCACAGCGGGGACGCCGGCCTTCATGGCCCCTGAGATGATAAACGAAGAAGCTCAGGGCTTCAGCGGAAAG GCGTTAGACGTGTGGGCGATGGGAGTCACGCTGTTCTGCTTTGTCTTTGGAAGG TGTCCTTTCTACGACCAATATATCCTCTCTCTGTACAACAAGATCAAGAGCAAATGCGTGGAGTTCCCAGAGAC GCCGCTGATAGgtgaggagctgaagcagctcaTTGAGAGGATGCTGGATAAGGACCCAGAAACAAGAATCACCATCCCAGAAATCAAG CTGCACCCGTGGGTGACTGAGGACGGCACAAACCCtcttcctctggaggaggagcactGCACGGCGGTGGAGGTCAccgaggaggaggtgcagaacAGCGTCACGCTCATCACCAGCCTCTCCACTGTG ATTCTAGTGAAGTCCATGCTGAGGAAGCGGTCGTTCAGTAATCCCTTTGAGTGTCAGGGCAGACGGGCAGAGCGGTCCATGTCTGCTCCCGGAGGGCTTCTTAT AGGTTCTTTAGGCTCCTTGAGGTCTTCCCCTCTGCTTCATCCTTCCTTGAG GAATGTCAGCAATGAAGGAAGCAGGGACGGAGAATTGGAGGACCTGTATGAAGATGATGCATTTACAGAGTGCCCAGAATAA
- the camkk1b gene encoding calcium/calmodulin-dependent protein kinase kinase 1b isoform X2, whose amino-acid sequence MSADTSCSLEQDAEHHAELADMVATMSMAPSRMTPPNGFRSGPPRTTGPLRASDRKMSLQERGRIARQPTIETKRVSITDTDDFVQLNQYKMKKEIGKGSYGVVKLAYNEDSEQYYAMKVVSKKRLMKQFGFLRRPPSQGSNPQQEPFSKVTMPLEKVYKEIAILKKLDHHNVVKLVEVLDDPDEDGLHMAFELMPKGPVMEVPTDTPFTEEQARFYFRDVVLGIEYLHYHKIIHRDIKPSNLLLGDDGHVKIADFGVSKEFEGADALLSCTAGTPAFMAPEMINEEAQGFSGKVSPKIRVRWGEKTKTGRSARNESTLLFVDQALDVWAMGVTLFCFVFGRCPFYDQYILSLYNKIKSKCVEFPETPLIGEELKQLIERMLDKDPETRITIPEIKLHPWVTEDGTNPLPLEEEHCTAVEVTEEEVQNSVTLITSLSTVILVKSMLRKRSFSNPFECQGRRAERSMSAPGGLLIGSLGSLRSSPLLHPSLRNVSNEGSRDGELEDLYEDDAFTECPE is encoded by the exons ATGAGTGCCGACACCTCCTGCAGTCTGGAGCAGGACGCTGAGCACCACGCAGAGCTCGCAGACATGGTGGCGACCATGTCCATGGCCCCCAGCCGCATGACCCCTCCAAACGGCTTCAGGTCCGGTCCCCCGAGGACCACCGGGCCACTCAGGGCCTCAGACAGAAAGATGTCCCTGCAGGAGAGGGGTCGCATCGCGCGGCAGCCCACCATTGAGACCAAGCGAGTGTCCATCACGGATACTGAT GACTTCGTCCAGCTCAATCAGTACAAGATGAAGAAAGAAATAGGGAAG GGTTCATATGGAGTGGTGAAGTTAGCTTATAATGAAGATTCAGAACAGTACTAT gCAATGAAAGTTGTCTCCAAAAAGAGGCTGATGAAACAGTTTGGATTTTTGC GCCGGCCGCCTTCCCAGGGGTCAAACCCACAGCAGGAGCCGTTCTCCAAAGTCACGATGCCCCTGGAGAAAGTGTACAAGGAGATCGCCATCCTGAAGAAGCTGGACCATCACAATGTTGTTAAGCTAGTTGAG GTGCTCGATGATCCTGATGAAGATGGGCTACACATGG CCTTCGAATTGATGCCCAAAGG CCCGGTGATGGAGGTGCCTACGGACACACCTTTCACAGAGGAGCAGGCTCGTTTTTACTTCAGAGATGTGGTCCTGGGTATCGAGTACT TGCACTACCACAAGATCATCCACAGGGACATCAAGCCGTCCAACCTGCTGCTGGGCGACGACGGCCACGTCAAGATCGCCGATTTCGGCGTCAGCAAGGAGTTCGAGGGCGCGGATGCCCTCCTGTCGTGCACAGCGGGGACGCCGGCCTTCATGGCCCCTGAGATGATAAACGAAGAAGCTCAGGGCTTCAGCGGAAAGGTGAGCCCGAAGATCAGGGtcaggtggggggaaaaaaccaaaacaggcCGAAGTGCGAGAAATGAGAGCACGCTTCTGTTTGTTGACCAGGCGTTAGACGTGTGGGCGATGGGAGTCACGCTGTTCTGCTTTGTCTTTGGAAGG TGTCCTTTCTACGACCAATATATCCTCTCTCTGTACAACAAGATCAAGAGCAAATGCGTGGAGTTCCCAGAGAC GCCGCTGATAGgtgaggagctgaagcagctcaTTGAGAGGATGCTGGATAAGGACCCAGAAACAAGAATCACCATCCCAGAAATCAAG CTGCACCCGTGGGTGACTGAGGACGGCACAAACCCtcttcctctggaggaggagcactGCACGGCGGTGGAGGTCAccgaggaggaggtgcagaacAGCGTCACGCTCATCACCAGCCTCTCCACTGTG ATTCTAGTGAAGTCCATGCTGAGGAAGCGGTCGTTCAGTAATCCCTTTGAGTGTCAGGGCAGACGGGCAGAGCGGTCCATGTCTGCTCCCGGAGGGCTTCTTAT AGGTTCTTTAGGCTCCTTGAGGTCTTCCCCTCTGCTTCATCCTTCCTTGAG GAATGTCAGCAATGAAGGAAGCAGGGACGGAGAATTGGAGGACCTGTATGAAGATGATGCATTTACAGAGTGCCCAGAATAA
- the camkk1b gene encoding calcium/calmodulin-dependent protein kinase kinase 1b isoform X3 codes for MSADTSCSLEQDAEHHAELADMVATMSMAPSRMTPPNGFRSGPPRTTGPLRASDRKMSLQERGRIARQPTIETKRVSITDTDDFVQLNQYKMKKEIGKGSYGVVKLAYNEDSEQYYAMKVVSKKRLMKQFGFLRESLNELRSLPRSCRPIRAMCLIPGRPPSQGSNPQQEPFSKVTMPLEKVYKEIAILKKLDHHNVVKLVEVLDDPDEDGLHMAFELMPKGPVMEVPTDTPFTEEQARFYFRDVVLGIEYLHYHKIIHRDIKPSNLLLGDDGHVKIADFGVSKEFEGADALLSCTAGTPAFMAPEMINEEAQGFSGKALDVWAMGVTLFCFVFGRCPFYDQYILSLYNKIKSKCVEFPETPLIGEELKQLIERMLDKDPETRITIPEIKLHPWVTEDGTNPLPLEEEHCTAVEVTEEEVQNSVTLITSLSTVILVKSMLRKRSFSNPFECQGRRAERSMSAPGGLLIGSLGSLRSSPLLHPSLRNVSNEGSRDGELEDLYEDDAFTECPE; via the exons ATGAGTGCCGACACCTCCTGCAGTCTGGAGCAGGACGCTGAGCACCACGCAGAGCTCGCAGACATGGTGGCGACCATGTCCATGGCCCCCAGCCGCATGACCCCTCCAAACGGCTTCAGGTCCGGTCCCCCGAGGACCACCGGGCCACTCAGGGCCTCAGACAGAAAGATGTCCCTGCAGGAGAGGGGTCGCATCGCGCGGCAGCCCACCATTGAGACCAAGCGAGTGTCCATCACGGATACTGAT GACTTCGTCCAGCTCAATCAGTACAAGATGAAGAAAGAAATAGGGAAG GGTTCATATGGAGTGGTGAAGTTAGCTTATAATGAAGATTCAGAACAGTACTAT gCAATGAAAGTTGTCTCCAAAAAGAGGCTGATGAAACAGTTTGGATTTTTGCGTGAGTCCTTAAATGAGTTACGTTCTTTGCCGCGGAGctgccgaccaatcagagcgATGTGTTTAATTCCAGGCCGGCCGCCTTCCCAGGGGTCAAACCCACAGCAGGAGCCGTTCTCCAAAGTCACGATGCCCCTGGAGAAAGTGTACAAGGAGATCGCCATCCTGAAGAAGCTGGACCATCACAATGTTGTTAAGCTAGTTGAG GTGCTCGATGATCCTGATGAAGATGGGCTACACATGG CCTTCGAATTGATGCCCAAAGG CCCGGTGATGGAGGTGCCTACGGACACACCTTTCACAGAGGAGCAGGCTCGTTTTTACTTCAGAGATGTGGTCCTGGGTATCGAGTACT TGCACTACCACAAGATCATCCACAGGGACATCAAGCCGTCCAACCTGCTGCTGGGCGACGACGGCCACGTCAAGATCGCCGATTTCGGCGTCAGCAAGGAGTTCGAGGGCGCGGATGCCCTCCTGTCGTGCACAGCGGGGACGCCGGCCTTCATGGCCCCTGAGATGATAAACGAAGAAGCTCAGGGCTTCAGCGGAAAG GCGTTAGACGTGTGGGCGATGGGAGTCACGCTGTTCTGCTTTGTCTTTGGAAGG TGTCCTTTCTACGACCAATATATCCTCTCTCTGTACAACAAGATCAAGAGCAAATGCGTGGAGTTCCCAGAGAC GCCGCTGATAGgtgaggagctgaagcagctcaTTGAGAGGATGCTGGATAAGGACCCAGAAACAAGAATCACCATCCCAGAAATCAAG CTGCACCCGTGGGTGACTGAGGACGGCACAAACCCtcttcctctggaggaggagcactGCACGGCGGTGGAGGTCAccgaggaggaggtgcagaacAGCGTCACGCTCATCACCAGCCTCTCCACTGTG ATTCTAGTGAAGTCCATGCTGAGGAAGCGGTCGTTCAGTAATCCCTTTGAGTGTCAGGGCAGACGGGCAGAGCGGTCCATGTCTGCTCCCGGAGGGCTTCTTAT AGGTTCTTTAGGCTCCTTGAGGTCTTCCCCTCTGCTTCATCCTTCCTTGAG GAATGTCAGCAATGAAGGAAGCAGGGACGGAGAATTGGAGGACCTGTATGAAGATGATGCATTTACAGAGTGCCCAGAATAA
- the LOC101063586 gene encoding mitochondrial uncoupling protein 2-like: MASGKHANVSPPAVVKVFSAGTAGCVADLVTFPLDTAKVRLQIQGEAKSSLHSQTVRYRGVLGTIVTMVRTEGPRSLYSGLVAGLHRQMSFASVRIGLYDTMKQFYTRGSENVGIWTRLLAGCTTGAMAVAFAQPTDVVKVRFQAQVRLPESGVVKRYNGTLDAYKTIARVEGIKGLWKGCLPNIARNAIVNCSELVTYDIIKELILKHNLMTDNMPCHFTAAFAAGFCTTLVASPVDVVKTRYMNSVPGQYRGALNCALSMLVNEGPTSFYKGFVPSYLRLGSWNIVMFVTYEQIQRAVMAFQR; encoded by the exons ATGGCCAgtggaaaacatgcaaatgtctCTCCGCCAGCTGTCGTCAAGGTGTTTTCAGCTGGAACAGCCGGCTGCGTGGCCGACCTGGTCACGTTCCCTCTGGACACGGCTAAAGTCAGACTTCAG ATCCAAGGTGAAGCCAAGTCCTCGCTGCACAGCCAGACGGTGAGGTACAGGGGTGTGCTGGGCACCATTGTCACCATGGTGAGGACCGAGGGTCCAAGGAGTCTTTACAGTGGTCTGGTGGCGGGGCTGCACAGGCAGATGAGCTTCGCCTCGGTCCGGATCGGCCTGTACGACACCATGAAGCAGTTCTACACCAGGGGGTCGGAAA ATGTAGGAATCTGGACGCGGCTGCTTGCAGGCTGCACCACGGGGGCAATGGCAGTGGCCTTCGCCCAGCCCACCGATGTGGTGAAGGTCAGGTTTCAGGCTCAGGTCCGCCTGCCCGAGAGCGGCGTTGTGAAGAGGTACAACGGCACCCTCGATGCGTATAAGACCATAGCCAGGGTCGAAGGCATTAAAGGTCTCTGGAAag GCTGCCTGCCAAACATCGCCCGTAACGCCATCGTGAACTGCTCCGAGCTGGTGACGTACGACATCATCAAAGAGCTGATCCTCAAGCACAACTTGATGACAG ACAACATGCCGTGTCACTTCACGGCAGCTTTCGCGGCGGGATTCTGCACCACCCTGGTGGCGTCACCCGTGGATGTGGTGAAAACCCGCTACATGAATTCAGTGCCGGGGCAGTACAGAGGGGCCCTGAACTGCGCTCTCAGCATGCTGGTTAACGAGGGACCCACATCTTTCTATAAAGG aTTCGTGCCGTCGTATCTTCGTCTGGGGTCCTGGAACATTGTGATGTTTGTGACCTACGAGCAGATTCAGAGAGCCGTGATGGCGTTTCAGAGATGA